A window of Periplaneta americana isolate PAMFEO1 chromosome 7, P.americana_PAMFEO1_priV1, whole genome shotgun sequence contains these coding sequences:
- the Fkbp12 gene encoding peptidyl-prolyl cis-trans isomerase Fkbp12 isoform X1 — MGVEVEVVSPGDGQTYPKTGQTVVVHYTGTLENGVKFDSSRDRGVPFKFRLGKGEVIKGWDQGVAQMCVGQRARLVCSPDYAYGSRGHPGIYPFMFFPAHTSHSFVLPVNH; from the exons ATGGGTGTGGAAGTAGAAGTCGTTTCGCCGGGTGATG GGCAAACATATCCCAAAACCGGACAGACTGTTGTTGTACATTATACGG GTACGTTAGAAAATGGTGTGAAGTTTGATTCATCCAGGGACAGAGGAGTTCCGTTTAAGTTTCGACTAGGAAAGGGAGAGGTGATAAAAGGATGGGACCAAGGAGTTGCACAG ATGTGTGTTGGCCAACGTGCTCGTCTGGTGTGCTCGCCTGATTATGCATACGGATCTCGTGGACACCCTGGAATATATCCTTTCATGTTTTTTCCTGCACACACCAGTCACTCTTTTGTGCT
- the Fkbp12 gene encoding peptidyl-prolyl cis-trans isomerase Fkbp12 isoform X2, producing the protein MGVEVEVVSPGDGQTYPKTGQTVVVHYTGTLENGVKFDSSRDRGVPFKFRLGKGEVIKGWDQGVAQMCVGQRARLVCSPDYAYGSRGHPGIIPPNATLIFDVELLKVEP; encoded by the exons ATGGGTGTGGAAGTAGAAGTCGTTTCGCCGGGTGATG GGCAAACATATCCCAAAACCGGACAGACTGTTGTTGTACATTATACGG GTACGTTAGAAAATGGTGTGAAGTTTGATTCATCCAGGGACAGAGGAGTTCCGTTTAAGTTTCGACTAGGAAAGGGAGAGGTGATAAAAGGATGGGACCAAGGAGTTGCACAG ATGTGTGTTGGCCAACGTGCTCGTCTGGTGTGCTCGCCTGATTATGCATACGGATCTCGTGGACACCCTGGAAT TATTCCACCAAATGCCACACTCATCTTCGACGTGGAGCTCCTGAAGGTGGAGCCCTGA